The genome window GCCTCGGTGTACGGGTGGAGAGGATCGGCGAACAGCTCCTTGGCGTCGGCGAGCTCGACGATCCGTCCCCCGTACATCACGCCCATGCGGTCCGACAGCTCGACCATCAGGGACATGTCGTGGGTGATGAAGAGGATGGAGAAGCCCAGTTCCCGCTGCAGGTCGCGGATCTGCGCCATGATCTCCTGCTGCACGACCACGTCGAGCGCGGTGGTCGGCTCATCCATGATCAGCAATCGGGGGCGCAGTGCGACGGCCATGGCGATGACCACGCGCTGGCGCATGCCGCCGGAGAGCTGGTGCGGGTACGCCTTCAGCCTCCCCGGATCGATGCCCACCAGCTGAAGCAGCGCGCCCGCCCGCTCCCGCGCGGCCCGCTTCTTCATCCGCTCGTGCGTGGTGAAGATGTCGACGATCTGCTCGCCGATGGTCAGGACGGGGTTGAGGGAGTTCATCGCCGACTGGAACACCATGGCGATCTCCCGCCACCGGAAGGCGCGCAGCTCCCGTGCGTCCAGGGCGAGGACGTCGCGGCCCTGGAAGCGGACACTGCCCGCGGTGATCTCCGCCGGGGGCTTCAGCAGCCGCATCACCGCGTTGGCGATGGTCGACTTGCCGCAGCCGGACTCCCCGGCGAGGCCGAAGACCTCTCCGGCGCCGATGGAGAAGGAGACGTCGTCGGCGCCCACGACGGTGCGTCCGTCGCCCCGGTATTCGACGCGCAGGCCGCTCACCTCGAGTACGGGTTCCATGGCTCAGCCCCTCCTCTCACGCCGGGCGCGGCGGCTGCGCAGCCTCGGGTTGGTGATCTCGTCCACCGCGTAGTTGACCAGCGCGAGCGCGAAGGCGACGAGCGCGATGCACAGCCCGGAGGGGACGAAGGCCCACCAGGTGCCGGTCATCAACGCTCCGTCGTTGCTCGCCCAGTACAGGTTGGTGCCCCAGCTGACGACGCTGCTGTCGCCGAGGCCGAGGAACTCCAGGCCGGCCTGGGCGCCGATGCCGAAGATCACGCAGCCGAGCAGCGTGGTCATCACCACCGACGCCATGTTGGGCAGGATCTCGCGGAACATGATCCGCAGCGGGCGCTCCCCGGTGACGACGGCGGCGGCCACGAAGTCCTTGCCCCGGATCGACTTGGCCTGAGCCCGCAGGACTCGGGCCGAGCCCGCCCAGCCGGTGACGACGAGCACCAGGATCACGGTGGAGGTCCCGGGCGGCAGGAACGCGGCCAGGATGATGAGCAGGGGCAGCCCGGGCAGCAGCAGGAAGATGTTGGTGATCAGGGTCAGGGCGTCGTCCACGATCCGGCCGAAGTAAGCGGACGCGAGGCCGACGAGGATGGCGACCGCGGTCGCCGCCAGCCCGACGGTGAACCCGACGAAGAGGGAGCTGCGTGCGCCCCACAGGGTGAGGGCGAGCACGTCCTGTCCCTTGGCGGTGGTACCGAGCCAGTGTGCGGCCGACGGGGCCTGGCTGCCGGTGGAGTTGATGAGGGACGGGTCACCCGGGGCGAGTACGGGAGCGAGCAGGGCGAGCAGCGCGAAGACGGCGAGCAGGATCAGCCCGGTCAGCGCCTTCTTGCTGTCGATGAGCTGGCGCAGCAGTCCGCGCCGGCGCGAAGCGCGCACCGGGGTTGTCGGCGTGGTGGCCGTCGCGATCTCGATGGCGGTCATGTCGGCAGCCCCCTTCAGCGGACGCGGACGCGCGGGTCGAGGCGGACGTAGACGAGGTCGACGAGGAAGTTCGCGAGCAGCACCGCCGCCGTGATCGTCAGGAAGATGCCCTGCATCAGCGGGTAGTCCAGGCCCTGGACGGCCATCAGCAGCTGGTAGCCGATGCCGGGGTAGGCGAACACGACCTCGGTGAGCAGGGCGCCGCCGACGACGAAGCCGAGCGCCATGCCGAAGTTGGTGACGGAGGGGAGCAGCGCGTTGCGGGCGGCGTAGCGGAACATGATCCGTGAGGGGCTGAGCCCCTTGGCTTCGGCCATGGTGATGTAGTCCTCGGCCGCCGTGGCGATCATGGTGTTGCGCATGCCGAGCATCCAGCCGCCGATGGAGACCAGCACGATGGTCAGCGCCGGCAGCACCAGGTGGGTGGCGACGTTGGAGATGAAGGCGCCGTTGAAGCCGGGAGTCAGACCGACGTCGTAGGCGTGGCGCAGCGGGAACCAGCCCAGGCTCACTCCGAACAGGTACAGGGCGCCCATCGCCAGCCAGAAGTACGGGAAGGAGCCGACGAAGATCAGCAGGGGCGGGAAGGCGGAGTCGAGGACCCCGCCGCGCCGCCAGGCGGCGACGATGCCGAGCAGGTTGCCCAGGACCGCGGCGATGAGGAGTGCGACGCCGCCGAGGAGCAGGGTCCAGCCGATCTGCTGGCCGATCACGTCGGAGACCGGGGTCGGGAAGCGGGTGATGGAGATGCCGAGGTCGCCGGTGAAGACGCTCTTGATGTAGTTGAGGTACTGCTCCCAGAGGGGGCGGTGGTCGAGGCCGAAGAGTTTCCGCAGCTGGGCTATCTGGTCGGGCTGCATCGTGCCCTGGGCCTGCGCGAACATCCGGGAGACCGGGTCGCCCGGCATGAAGCGCGGGAGAACGAAGTTCAGGGTGATGGAGGCCCAGAAGGCGAGCAGATAGAACCCCAGGTTGCGCAGGATCAGACGCACGGGTCGTGCTCCCTGTCGGTGGGGGGATGAACGGTGACGCGGTGAGCGGGGGCGGCCGTCCCGGTGAGGAGGGCGGCCGCCGGTCCGCGCGGGCGTCAGCCCTTGACGGGCTTCAGCGAGGTGAGCACGAGGATCGTGCTGCCGTTGCGGTTGCCGAGGGTGGCGTACGGGTTCTGTTCGGAGGGCCAGCCGGTGAAGCGGGCGTCCGTGTACGCGCCCCACTCCGGGCCGGTGAACAGCGGGACGACGGGCGCGTCCTCGTTGTACAGCTCCTGCAGGCCGTTCATCTGCTCGCGCTGCGTCTTCTCGTCGGTGGCGGCGGCGAAGGCGTCGATGAGCTTGTCGGCCTTCTTGTCGCCGAAGCGGTGGTAGTTCTCGGTGGCCTGCTTGCCGACCGGCACGAGCATCTTGGTCGACATCACGCCGCGGAAGTACTCGTACGGCGTGGCGCCGTTGTTGCTCCACACGATGCCGGTGTCGAAGGTTCCGGTGTTGTACGACGCCGAGACGGCCGACCAGTCGGGCGTCTTCACTGTGGCGATGATGCCGACCTTCGCAAGGTCCTGCTTGATGATGTTGGCGACCGAGATCCAGTCGGAGGAGGCCGAGCCGACGGAGATGTCGAGGGTGAAGGGCTTGCCGTTCTTCAGCAGCCGCTTGCCGCCGCTCTCCTTGTAGCCGGCCGCGTCCAGGGCCTTCGCCGCCGCGTCGGTGTTGTACTTCGTCCAGGTGCAGGAGGAGGCGAGAGAGGTGTCGCGCCACGTGTCGTAGGTGCGGCCCAGGCCCGTGCAGTCGGCAGGTTCGGCGTAGCCGTTCATCGCGACCTTGGTGATCTGGTCGCGGTCGATCGCCATGCTGAGGGCCTTGCGCACCGCCACATCATTGAAGGGGGCCTTGGTGGTGTTCAGCTGCCAGTTGATCATGGCGCCGGTGGCCGGGAACCAGTAGTGGTTGTGCTTCTTGTCCTTGGCGACGAAGGACTTCTCGATGTTCGGGATGAACGTCTGTGTCCAGTCCACCTCACCGCCTGTGAAGGCGAGGTTGGCGCTGTCGTTGCCGGAGAAGGCTTGCATCTGGATGCCGGCGATCTGCTGCTT of Streptomyces cynarae contains these proteins:
- a CDS encoding ABC transporter ATP-binding protein, with protein sequence MEPVLEVSGLRVEYRGDGRTVVGADDVSFSIGAGEVFGLAGESGCGKSTIANAVMRLLKPPAEITAGSVRFQGRDVLALDARELRAFRWREIAMVFQSAMNSLNPVLTIGEQIVDIFTTHERMKKRAARERAGALLQLVGIDPGRLKAYPHQLSGGMRQRVVIAMAVALRPRLLIMDEPTTALDVVVQQEIMAQIRDLQRELGFSILFITHDMSLMVELSDRMGVMYGGRIVELADAKELFADPLHPYTEALMNAFPPLTGPRRELTGLFDAPRTADSCGFHVRCPEDRSNCSMNIPDLREVAPGRWVARSSEGGAR
- a CDS encoding ABC transporter permease, producing MTAIEIATATTPTTPVRASRRRGLLRQLIDSKKALTGLILLAVFALLALLAPVLAPGDPSLINSTGSQAPSAAHWLGTTAKGQDVLALTLWGARSSLFVGFTVGLAATAVAILVGLASAYFGRIVDDALTLITNIFLLLPGLPLLIILAAFLPPGTSTVILVLVVTGWAGSARVLRAQAKSIRGKDFVAAAVVTGERPLRIMFREILPNMASVVMTTLLGCVIFGIGAQAGLEFLGLGDSSVVSWGTNLYWASNDGALMTGTWWAFVPSGLCIALVAFALALVNYAVDEITNPRLRSRRARRERRG
- a CDS encoding ABC transporter substrate-binding protein → MAPSIASRRLRTALRAVTATAAAALVLSACTGGSGAAGAGDTSGNQLLTIPREDLATFTRNFNPLSPQAAPMTLQAIYEPLVVHSMSNAKDTPWLATKWEQAKDAKSLTFTLREGVKWSDGQPLTADDVVYTFQLQKKVLGGFDYLDQVTAVDAHTVKFSFNKPFSPAFYEIGGHYILPKHIWSKVKDPATFTNPNPVATGPYTQVEKFQSQSYDLRKNPDYWQPAKQQIAGIQMQAFSGNDSANLAFTGGEVDWTQTFIPNIEKSFVAKDKKHNHYWFPATGAMINWQLNTTKAPFNDVAVRKALSMAIDRDQITKVAMNGYAEPADCTGLGRTYDTWRDTSLASSCTWTKYNTDAAAKALDAAGYKESGGKRLLKNGKPFTLDISVGSASSDWISVANIIKQDLAKVGIIATVKTPDWSAVSASYNTGTFDTGIVWSNNGATPYEYFRGVMSTKMLVPVGKQATENYHRFGDKKADKLIDAFAAATDEKTQREQMNGLQELYNEDAPVVPLFTGPEWGAYTDARFTGWPSEQNPYATLGNRNGSTILVLTSLKPVKG
- a CDS encoding ABC transporter permease — protein: MRLILRNLGFYLLAFWASITLNFVLPRFMPGDPVSRMFAQAQGTMQPDQIAQLRKLFGLDHRPLWEQYLNYIKSVFTGDLGISITRFPTPVSDVIGQQIGWTLLLGGVALLIAAVLGNLLGIVAAWRRGGVLDSAFPPLLIFVGSFPYFWLAMGALYLFGVSLGWFPLRHAYDVGLTPGFNGAFISNVATHLVLPALTIVLVSIGGWMLGMRNTMIATAAEDYITMAEAKGLSPSRIMFRYAARNALLPSVTNFGMALGFVVGGALLTEVVFAYPGIGYQLLMAVQGLDYPLMQGIFLTITAAVLLANFLVDLVYVRLDPRVRVR